TACAGCATTCTGTACCGGGGAATACAGAAATGTGATCTTTAGTCACATTTCACAGGACCTTCAAAAGTGCTATACCAGACAAATTTACAGTCACGGAGTATAGCATTTTATTACATTTTTCATCCGTTTCATTACAAAGTGTTTAAATTAAACAAAAATTAAAACAACTCACAATCAATAGATTATGAAAAACAAAATCAGAAAAATTTCAGATTGGAAAACATGGAAAACCACGACCAACAGGCATAATTCCGAGATATTACTCACTCACATCGCAGTGATTGTCGGGGTCTTTATTTTTGCGGCCTGTCTGTAAATTTTGGTATACATTTCGCTGCAATAATAAGTGTTTGAAAAATCTTAATTATGATGAAAGTACCAATGCAAACTATTAATCAAAAAACAGCTGTTGAATACTTAAAATTTTTCTATCCTCCACTCCGAAACGAGATCACTCAGTTATCCCTTCAGGATAATTTTGCAGGGGTGATTCAGGCAACAATCAATTACCTGAAAAATCTGCTTCAGGAATCGAAAATCAATATCATCGCCCATCATATCAAACTGATGGACATGATCTATAAGAATGGGAATTCCTATGTAAGAACGATGATTGAAAACCTGTTCGTAAGATCATTTGAAAGCTTTAAAAAGCATGCTAAAATTGCCCACTGGAAACTTCTGTACCAATATATGCCGGTAAGCTTCCAGATCATTTATAATGAGCAGCAGAAGCAGGATGAACTATTCTTTAAGAAATAATTTAATTTGTCAATAGAACTCCTCTGGTATTTTTACCAGGGGAGTTTTTTTTAGAGGCTGGAAGATGGAAGAAGGAGACTGGAAGTTACTTTTAGTTATAGATAGCGAAAACCTCTGTAAAATCAAATTAGCTAAAAAAAGGGCAATCTATTATTGATGACCTTCAGAACCTCCCTCTTCCATCTCCCTGCTTCCAAGCTCTATAAATCAAAAGTTCTTATCCCGAACCGAGATTATTTTACTAAGAGCCTACTGCTAAAAAAAGAGGGCAATCTGATGCATGGAAGCTTTATATCCGCAGTTCAGCTAATGAAATTTTTAAAGGCAGGTATTCAACATCTTTACGTCCTTTGATTACCATATTCTCACCTTCCAGATTTATGGATTTATAGATTTCAAGGAAAAATTCTATTCCATGCGCCGTTTGATCTATATTCTTTTCAAAAATAACAGTACCATCCTGCTCCAGGGTAAGTTTTGAATACATTCCCTCTTCTTTAAAAACAATCCAGACAGAAGCTCTGATCTTTTGTCCTGATAAAACGATTTCGGTATCTACTACTCTGAAATCAGGGTTAAGTTCCATTGCAAGTCCTTTGTGGTAAGCATAATCAACAGCTTCAGTCAAATCTTTATTCTTCATCAGTTGAGCCGAATCCTTCAAATACTGACATCCGCGTTCCCAAAGAAAGACACTTTGTCCGGACCAGCTAAGTTTCATGAACTCATCCTGATCAAACAATCCATAATACTGTAAGTCGCCGCCAGAATAATAGGGTGTATTTTTAGGTATTACAGGAAATAATTCATATGTTTTTTCTGTATTGAATTCAAGATTGATGAATGGAATCTTTTTTCCATTATATTTTTCATTGAGAAGACGATTCAATAACGTTCCTAATCCGAAAAACTGTCCGGAAAGATGCTGAATCCGTTCAGATCCGTCTCTGAACCAAAATAATGTTCTGCCTATTTTCATGATAATTTGTTTCTTATTTCATTACAATTTTGAAAATTACTTCCCAATCAGCTTTTTTAATTCTTTTTCATCCGATAATCCGGTAGAAGCTGATAGTATTTTAAGATTATGATCAACCAGAACAGTATACGGAATGGCCTGATTGAGTCTAAAATGAATTTGAAGAGCTTCCTTCTCAGCACTGTTATTGCTTATGATCAGCTGTTTCCAGTTCATTTTTTCTTCTTTCAAGGCTTTTTGCCAGGCTGCTTTGTCTGTATCAATAGAAACGGAAATCAATTCAATTTCCTGTCCGTATAAGGAATAGATTTTCTTCAGCATCGGGATTTCCTGTCTGCAGGGTCCGCACCAGCTTGCCCAGAAAATGATTAAATGTTTTTTGTAGCTCTTATCGGCAATTTCTCTTTTTACTCCGGTATGATCTTCAAGCAGAGGAAGAGGAATATTGTTTTCGTTAAATCTTTTTTTGTTATAGGTTTGAAGTTCCTTATACATTTTACTTTGTGTAATTTCCCCCTTAAAAGATTTCAGAAAATCGTCTACCTGCTGTGCAGAAAAGCTGTTCTTATTTTCGTTGATTTTATTCAATAAATGAAACGAATAAGGATATTTGATTATTTTTTCCTTCACCGTCTGAGCGGCTCTTTCTTTAATCTCTTCAAACAGATCAGCATCCACATTAAACAGAGCCTCCGTCTGTTTTCCGGCAGCAATTTCAGGGACGGTTACCAGTTTATAGCTTTCCGAAAGCTTGATATTTTTGGGAACAAAGTCTTTGAATTTACCATTAATTGTGATTTGCGGATCATTCATAAAAAACTGGGATTCCCATTTTCCGTTCCTGTATTTTGCATGGGTGGGAAAACTAAAAGCTCTTAAAACTCCTTTCTGGTCTATATGATCCAGCCCAATATAACTGGGAACTTCCTCTGCTTTCCACTGATGGGTTAACTTAAAATTACCTCCTTTCGTTTTTACGCTATCAATTCTTTGAGAGGGGTTGCCTTTATAGATATATAACATTCCGTCTGGCAGATTGGGAATTTTGCCCTGGATAATGGTTTCTTTTTCTTTCTGAGCACATGAAATCACTGAAAGTACAATACAGAAAACAGATAATAATTGAAACCCGAACAGTAAACGTAAAACTATAGGAATAGTTTGTAAAAATTTCATGGAATTAGTTTTTGATTTACACCCTACGAATGTAGTTATTTTCCGGTTATTAATTCACTTTTAACTCCAGGAAGCATTATCAGCATAAATAAATTCAAAAAAAATAAAATATTCATTCCATAATGTACAATCATTAAATACTTTAGACGATTTTAATCAAATTTGGTCATTTTTGTTATATTTGAAAACGTTACCTGTTAAATAAGTACCGTTTTTTAACTTGGATTCTTTATTTGAAAAATTATATACCGGCTATAAGCATCAGGTCTTTTTTTTCGTGAAAAAATATGTTCACGGGCAGGATGACATTGAGGATATTGTTCAGGATATTTTTGTTCATTTATGGAAACACAGAGATTCTTTAGGTACGAATACAGATGCCATTGTTTACAAAACAGCCAAGCAGGAAATTGCCAATTTTTACAGAAAAAATAAGCTTTCTTTTACCGACCTCAACGAAGCATCTGTTCCGGATACCGAAAAAGAAGAATATGATGAGGAGGAATCCGGAAAACATCTGGAACAGATTAAAAATTTACTGGATCAGGTTCCTGATAAAAGCAAATCATTCTTCCTGAAACATAAAATTGAAGGACAGAGCTATTCCCAGATTGCCGAAGAACACAGCATTTCTAAAAACGCTGTTGCCAAGCACGTGAATAAGGTACTGAACCTCATCAAAACTCACCTCCATTTCTTTTTTTCGTTATTAATTCTCATAAAAAAGTTTTTTTAGGGTTGACGATTCCGGATTTCTGCGTAATACTATACAGCAGGCAATTTTTTTGCCGCTTGAAGAATCCGAAAAATAATTCATCATGAGAAAAACGTTATCCTTTCTTTTTTTACTTTCAGCTGCTGTTTTCTATAATGCACAAACTACTAAAGAAGAGATCACTTCCGATCTGAGAAACACAGGCGGAGTTTATCTGGCCTACCCTACTCCTACTCAAAAATTGACGGCAGTTCCTTCCGGATATCAGCCGTTTTACATCAGTCATTACGGCAGGCATGGTTCCAGATGGCTGATCAATGAAAAAGATTTTTCCGGGGTAATGGGTATCCTGAAAAAAGCAGCAACCAATAATGCATTAACGGAAACCGGAAAATCAGCTCTTCAAAGGCTTGAAAAGATCTGGATACAGGCTGAAGGACACAACGGAGATCTTACCGAACTCGGCGCATTACAGCATAAGCAGATTTCACAGAGAATGATCAAAAATAATCCGCAGGCTTTTGAAGGCAATGCCATTGTGACCGCCAAATCCACGGTGGTACCGAGATGTATTCTCAGCATGGCTTATTTCTCCAATGAAATTATGGCCTACAATCCTAAAGTGAACCTCACCATGGAATCTTCGGATAAGTATATGAAATATCTTAATCATCATACGAAAGAATCTATTGATTTTCGTGCAGGAGATAATTTCTGGCAGGAGGAAAAGAGAAA
This region of Chryseobacterium vaccae genomic DNA includes:
- a CDS encoding DUF7674 family protein — encoded protein: MMKVPMQTINQKTAVEYLKFFYPPLRNEITQLSLQDNFAGVIQATINYLKNLLQESKINIIAHHIKLMDMIYKNGNSYVRTMIENLFVRSFESFKKHAKIAHWKLLYQYMPVSFQIIYNEQQKQDELFFKK
- a CDS encoding TlpA disulfide reductase family protein; its protein translation is MKFLQTIPIVLRLLFGFQLLSVFCIVLSVISCAQKEKETIIQGKIPNLPDGMLYIYKGNPSQRIDSVKTKGGNFKLTHQWKAEEVPSYIGLDHIDQKGVLRAFSFPTHAKYRNGKWESQFFMNDPQITINGKFKDFVPKNIKLSESYKLVTVPEIAAGKQTEALFNVDADLFEEIKERAAQTVKEKIIKYPYSFHLLNKINENKNSFSAQQVDDFLKSFKGEITQSKMYKELQTYNKKRFNENNIPLPLLEDHTGVKREIADKSYKKHLIIFWASWCGPCRQEIPMLKKIYSLYGQEIELISVSIDTDKAAWQKALKEEKMNWKQLIISNNSAEKEALQIHFRLNQAIPYTVLVDHNLKILSASTGLSDEKELKKLIGK
- a CDS encoding RNA polymerase sigma factor translates to MDSLFEKLYTGYKHQVFFFVKKYVHGQDDIEDIVQDIFVHLWKHRDSLGTNTDAIVYKTAKQEIANFYRKNKLSFTDLNEASVPDTEKEEYDEEESGKHLEQIKNLLDQVPDKSKSFFLKHKIEGQSYSQIAEEHSISKNAVAKHVNKVLNLIKTHLHFFFSLLILIKKFF
- a CDS encoding histidine-type phosphatase, whose protein sequence is MRKTLSFLFLLSAAVFYNAQTTKEEITSDLRNTGGVYLAYPTPTQKLTAVPSGYQPFYISHYGRHGSRWLINEKDFSGVMGILKKAATNNALTETGKSALQRLEKIWIQAEGHNGDLTELGALQHKQISQRMIKNNPQAFEGNAIVTAKSTVVPRCILSMAYFSNEIMAYNPKVNLTMESSDKYMKYLNHHTKESIDFRAGDNFWQEEKRKFRQDHFQTGRFIKNLFNNEDYIYKNINPEKVMEAFYWIASDMQNLETDISFYDLFTKDEIFNIYQSVNYQTYVNDGPSPLSKGLVKNNAAPLVKNILAEADDYIKNNKKGASLRFGHDGNIIPLLAFLNIEGMNREEADPKNVYKVWNTFQAAPMAANLQMIFYRNKKDDILIKLLHNEKEVHIPVQTDSFPYYHWQDVRTYLETLTKSL